A region from the Acidiferrobacter sp. SPIII_3 genome encodes:
- the glgC gene encoding glucose-1-phosphate adenylyltransferase produces MDQAPRFVSQLTRNTLALILAGGRGSRLKHLTMWRAKPAVPFGGKFRVIDFPLSNCVNSGIRRIGVLTQYKAHSLIHHIQKGWGTLRGDFGEFVELLPAQQRIESSWYAGTADAVYQNLDIVRNHDPDYVLILAGDHVYKMDYGPMIAHHVRKGADLTVGCVHVPLDRASDFGVMATDDMGRIVRFDEKPAEPTPAVAGGNTALASMGIYVFSARFLYEQLVKDADTKASRHDFGHNVIPGAIDRYRVMAYAFSGDGSGQSAYWRDVGTLDAYWEANMELIGVTPELNLYDTSWPIWTHQEQYPPAKFIFDEDDGRRGMAVDSMVSGGCVISGARIRHSLLFSAVHAHSYAEVIDSVVMGSVDIGRHSRIRRAIIDKGCHIPEGSIIGWDHEDDARRYHVTPEGVVVVTPEMLGQELHHVR; encoded by the coding sequence ATGGACCAGGCCCCCCGATTTGTAAGCCAGCTTACCCGCAACACCCTGGCGCTCATTCTTGCCGGCGGCCGCGGGTCGCGTCTGAAGCACCTGACGATGTGGCGCGCGAAACCGGCGGTGCCGTTCGGGGGCAAGTTCCGGGTCATCGATTTCCCGCTGTCGAATTGCGTGAACTCGGGCATCCGGCGCATTGGGGTCTTGACCCAATACAAGGCCCATTCCCTCATCCATCATATCCAGAAGGGCTGGGGGACCTTGCGCGGGGATTTCGGGGAGTTCGTGGAACTCCTGCCGGCACAGCAGCGCATCGAGTCCTCGTGGTACGCGGGGACCGCCGACGCGGTCTACCAGAACCTCGATATCGTGCGCAATCATGACCCGGATTACGTCCTGATCCTGGCCGGCGACCATGTCTACAAGATGGATTACGGGCCGATGATCGCCCATCATGTGCGCAAGGGCGCGGACCTCACCGTAGGCTGCGTGCATGTCCCGCTGGATCGCGCGAGCGATTTTGGGGTCATGGCCACAGACGACATGGGACGCATCGTGCGCTTCGACGAGAAGCCGGCCGAGCCGACGCCGGCCGTGGCGGGCGGGAACACCGCGCTCGCTTCCATGGGGATTTATGTGTTTAGCGCGCGCTTCCTCTACGAGCAGCTCGTCAAGGATGCCGATACCAAGGCCTCGCGGCACGACTTCGGACATAACGTGATTCCCGGGGCCATAGACCGGTACCGGGTCATGGCCTATGCCTTCTCGGGCGATGGCAGCGGGCAATCGGCCTACTGGCGCGATGTCGGCACCCTGGATGCCTACTGGGAAGCCAACATGGAGCTGATCGGCGTAACCCCGGAGCTCAACCTGTATGACACCTCCTGGCCGATCTGGACCCATCAGGAGCAGTATCCGCCGGCCAAGTTCATCTTCGATGAGGATGACGGGCGCCGCGGCATGGCCGTGGACTCCATGGTGTCCGGCGGCTGTGTGATCTCCGGGGCGCGTATCCGTCATTCGCTGTTGTTTTCCGCGGTGCACGCGCACTCCTACGCGGAGGTGATCGACTCGGTGGTCATGGGCAGTGTCGACATAGGCCGGCATAGCCGTATCCGGCGCGCGATCATCGACAAGGGGTGTCACATACCCGAGGGCAGTATCATAGGGTGGGATCACGAGGACGACGCACGCCGTTATCATGTGACGCCGGAAGGTGTCGTGGTGGTGACACCCGAGATGCTCGGTCAGGAACTGCACCATGTCCGATGA
- a CDS encoding glycoside hydrolase family 57 protein — MSDEGRLNLVLCWHMHQPQYRRLSDGQYQQPWVYLHAIKDYVDMAVHIESVPGARAVVNFSPVLLDQIADYGEQVQAYLRERTPLRDPLLAALAGHWPPPGPERAALIEACLKANKTRVIDRFPAFKRLVALAAPVVADPGLSGYLDDHYLRDLVIWYHLGWFGETVRRADVRIAQLLQRGQDFDQESAITVLRVAGEILTGLVPRYRSLAENGQVELSFTPYTHPILPLLLDFKVAREAQPDVRLPAAPYYPGGEARARWQIRAGQEAFARHFGFPAAGCWPAEGGLSAHMLALLDDAGIKWTASGERVLRHSLQASAKDGGHGQCHRIYGEPGRTVRCVFRDDGLSDLIGFSYADWHADDAVGNLISHLETIARGAPSGPAPLVAIIMDGENAWEYYPENGYYFLRALYERLASHPQIRLTTFSQYIDEGHAPAVLPALIAGSWVNGTFATWIGSADKNRAWDILVQAKADYDRVMAQGRLSPEDAERASEALAVCEGSDWCWWFGDYNPRDTVQDFERLYRRHITDLYHILGEPPSPLAAEGFTQQGADRSERGGVMRSSGAL, encoded by the coding sequence ATGTCCGATGAGGGCCGCTTGAACCTGGTGTTGTGCTGGCACATGCATCAGCCGCAATACCGCCGCCTGTCCGACGGCCAATACCAGCAGCCCTGGGTGTATCTGCATGCCATCAAGGATTACGTGGACATGGCGGTGCATATCGAGTCGGTGCCGGGGGCGCGCGCGGTGGTCAATTTTTCACCCGTTCTGCTCGATCAGATCGCGGATTACGGCGAACAGGTGCAGGCCTATCTACGTGAGCGCACGCCGCTGCGCGATCCGCTGCTCGCGGCCCTCGCCGGTCATTGGCCGCCGCCCGGGCCTGAGCGCGCGGCGCTCATTGAGGCCTGCCTCAAGGCCAACAAGACACGCGTGATCGACCGGTTCCCGGCGTTCAAGCGCCTGGTGGCGCTGGCCGCGCCCGTGGTCGCCGACCCCGGGCTTTCCGGTTACCTCGACGACCATTATCTACGCGATCTCGTCATCTGGTATCACCTGGGCTGGTTCGGTGAGACGGTACGGCGGGCCGACGTGCGCATCGCCCAGCTTCTGCAAAGAGGTCAGGACTTCGACCAAGAGTCGGCGATCACCGTGTTGCGGGTGGCGGGGGAGATCCTGACCGGGCTTGTGCCGCGCTACCGCAGCCTTGCCGAAAACGGGCAAGTAGAGTTGTCGTTCACGCCCTACACGCACCCGATCCTGCCGCTTTTGCTTGATTTTAAGGTGGCGCGCGAGGCGCAGCCGGACGTGCGCCTGCCGGCCGCCCCGTACTATCCGGGCGGTGAGGCGCGGGCGCGCTGGCAGATCCGGGCAGGCCAGGAGGCCTTCGCCCGGCATTTCGGATTTCCGGCGGCCGGCTGCTGGCCGGCCGAGGGTGGTCTTAGTGCGCACATGCTGGCGTTGCTGGACGACGCCGGGATCAAGTGGACGGCATCGGGTGAGCGTGTCCTGCGCCATAGCCTGCAGGCGAGCGCCAAGGACGGCGGCCATGGCCAGTGTCACAGGATCTATGGAGAGCCGGGGCGGACCGTGCGTTGCGTCTTTCGCGACGATGGCCTGTCGGACCTGATCGGGTTTTCGTATGCCGATTGGCACGCCGACGATGCCGTCGGCAACCTGATCTCGCACCTGGAGACCATTGCCCGCGGCGCACCGTCCGGTCCTGCGCCGCTGGTGGCGATCATCATGGATGGGGAGAACGCCTGGGAGTACTACCCCGAGAACGGGTATTACTTCCTGCGCGCGCTCTACGAGCGATTGGCGAGCCACCCCCAGATCCGGCTCACGACCTTCTCGCAATATATCGATGAGGGCCATGCCCCGGCCGTGCTCCCAGCGCTCATAGCCGGCAGCTGGGTGAACGGCACCTTCGCGACCTGGATCGGCAGCGCCGACAAGAATCGCGCCTGGGACATCCTCGTCCAGGCGAAGGCCGACTATGATCGCGTCATGGCCCAGGGTCGGCTGTCACCCGAGGATGCCGAGCGCGCCAGCGAGGCGCTGGCGGTATGCGAGGGCTCCGACTGGTGCTGGTGGTTCGGCGATTACAATCCGCGTGATACGGTGCAGGATTTCGAACGTCTGTACCGCCGCCATATCACCGATCTCTACCACATCCTCGGTGAGCCGCCGTCGCCGCTCGCAGCGGAGGGATTCACCCAACAGGGCGCGGACCGCTCCGAGCGCGGCGGTGTCATGCGCTCGTCCGGGGCGCTATGA